A window of Rhododendron vialii isolate Sample 1 chromosome 11a, ASM3025357v1 genomic DNA:
GATGTTGTCATCCCCAaatcatcaattttttcttttgacaatcTGATATCTAAGCCAACTTTcacgcacctcgattaattttgaGACATTGAAGTTAACAACCAGAACACTTCTTCAGTGGCCCCAAGATTTGGAATGTTTAGCTTCTATGAGATTCGAACGTGCAATCGCATGGAAGACcatcacttatttttttactcataCCTACTTGGACAATGTGATGCCATATTTTCATGATTATGACGTTTGGAAGAGACAACAATAGGAATGTGATGTCATATTTTCATGATTCATGTTTAGAAGAGACCAGAATAAAAATGTGATTCCTGATGACATATTCAACTAGGAATCACAATCTAGGAGGAATCTGATCTCTTCCTTATCCCACGGTTATCATAGATTCCTAACTCAATCAttcaaaaaaggaaatgttACTGAATAAGATTACTGAATTCTAATTGTTTCCAGCATTAGATTACTGAATCAATTCACACACTGGAATGAAATTACTTCAAGTTTTATATTGGTAAAAATTTAAttcttcatatttttatttctaCTCAAGAAAATTCCTAAAAATCATATATTCCTATTCTTACTGAAGATTTCGGCCAACCAAATATAACCTAGGGTTAATCATTACTTTTTTTGTTGGTACAAGGTTAACCACATATATGTCAACTTATTGAAAGTCTTGAATCCAAAATAAGAAACATGATTAGATCTCTCTTGTTATGTTTGGGTCTTGGTCGTTGGATTTCAAAATGGCTAATGAAACTACTATCATTTGCTTCAATTTCTGTTTTGACTCAaacataaaaaggaaaaagtaaaaaaaaagcttctttcaattcattttattttcttctgctctccttttcctttttttcttttcttaatttttttttttgggcaaatggAAGATCCAAAATACCCGACAAAGCGAGACAACACCAAGCTAGAAAGATCTCACAAGGAGGagttttggtgacaaaatatttggttaccaaaaaaaagatgtAACTCATAGAAAAAGATGTGTAACTAATACCAAAAATAAGTAACTAACCAAAAATATTACATAATTATTTTGGGGCGTACCGTATATCTCTATTCGTAATTGATGCCATAAAATGCATAACTAATAAGCATACGTACCATACCCTAAAAACATGCGTAACCGACACAAAAAATATGTGTAGGATTCTCCAAACCTATTCGCTACGTTCCATATATTTCCAAGATACACACCCCTTTCACAACTAACCAAAAACATGCGTAACATATACCAAAATTACGAATGACATACACCAAAAACGCACGTAATATTTCTAGCTTTCTGCCTTTCTCCTATGATCCTAGCTAAATTCCTTTTCATAAAGCTAGCTTCTGTGTGGCAGACACTTTTCCCTGTTGAGGCAACTTAATCCTTTCCAATAAGGCCACCAAAAATGGTGATTACTCCACGATGCCTTTGTGCCCCTAGACCCCCACACACCCCCACTTTCATCTTAAATCCCTTTAATCATGATTAAgctaaaataattttctatatAACTGATGGCAGTGTTCACCAGAATCACCACCAAATTCATTACCCCAAAGAAGGAAACAGGTATGTCAATAGAGTTTTCTCAGTTCACAAGGTAGAAGATATTTATCTGTGTGTGTTTTGATAGGAAAAAATTCCCGAAATTTTTGGAAAATCGAAGTCCAATGGAAAGTTTATTTGCATGGAATTAATATAGATGATTTTTTTCCACATAAAACTTGTACAAATTAAGTTTTTAATGACTACTGGGAAAAATTACCGGAGCCGCCGCCACCAACCTACGTCCCCAGTAGCCCTTTCGGCCACCAGATATCTAGACTTACTTTCTGAAAATACTCTGACTCTCTACCTTCTAACTACTTCCATTTTTTCACTTATTGCTTTTACCTTTCTTACTTGTAGTTAAATCATGAAGAGATTAATCATACTACTGATCATCACTGGATTAGCCTTATTGTGCCTTCAAGCAAATGGAAGAAGACTTTTCTCAGAAGAAACTGAGAAGGATGGAGCTTATAACCAGCTCTTGCATGATACCCAGATGAGGCTTGATGGAGTCAAGAAAGGTGGCTCGGTACCAAAAGTTGATGAGAAAGAAACAAGCAACAATGCGTATCAGGAAAACAGCAGCAGTGATGATCAAGCGGGTAACAGTTATGGAAATTTTGGTGATCCTGCTGCATCATCTACTGATACTCACCATGTTTTCACGGATGAGAACCGTCCTAATCCCCACTAAAGTGTAGCCGAAGGGGGCAATATATAATTCGCTCGATGCAGCTAAATAAAATTTAGCAGGGTGATTAATTACTGGCTTTTGTGTGTGCTGTATCAGTTGTCCTATGACATGTAAAGCGTGTATGGCCTGCAGGCtcagtgtgtgcttgtgttaaCAGTGTTTGCAAATAAGAAGAACCAATGCTATCATGCATGGTTTGTTGGCTTGCTTAATATATGGCTTAATGGATGGATTTAGTAGATTCATTCTCGATGCTCTCCAAGATTTAATcaacatatacatacacatatatgttCATATATATGTGCATACCCAGATCAAACGCTGCAAGATTTCAAATAAAAGCTGGTAATCCATAAGCTGATCCAGAATATAGATGTACGATTAAAGGAGACCCTTTCATAAGGAAGGAGTTCTCGTTGCTTTAAAAAAGATCTGGCGAAGAGCACCAGTGAGGTGAGGTACTAAACACTTTAAAGAGCTCATGCGGATTATGCCAACCTTGGCTACTGGTTAAGATCAGGGACTTAACCAAAGCCATGCCTGAGTGACTTAGGAATCGGCTTTTGTCTTGGCCTTTCTACCTTCTGTCCGTGCCTTTCATGGAGGAAGGGCTTCATACCGCAAACAAAATAGACTGTCTTTTAGATTCTAATGCAGGTTCATATAATGGAACTAGTGATGGACTTTCAAGAAAGGTCCAAGCGTCGCAGTCGCTCCGCATGTAAATGGAGTTTGCTTTTCACATGACCAGCAATTTCTCCAGAGAAATGAGTACCTCTTTCAGACGTTGATGCCTCTTTGTTTTATCCAAATTAACATCCAATAACCGCGATATTAGGAAGACAACAAGtttcttgaaagaaaaatgCTTCCTCTGCAACCTGCCCAAAATAAGATGACTGATCAAGTTTACAGATGCCATGATGAGTGAGTCTTGACAATTCTAATCTACCACAACACCATGTGTAATGCCCCGTGATAGTTATGATGACGATTGTAAGAGCTTTATTTCAATTCAACCTTGTAAGGATTTAGGATCCCCACTAACCATATTTGATGGTTTCTCTTAATGTGAAAGCTATCATGACATATATGCTAGTTGTACTTCCCTTTCATCTATGTTTGGATGACCGTAATCCTAGCTTGAATTTGATTGACTAGGAATAGAAATATAATTACTAGGAATTAAATTCCTAGGAATATAATACCTGAAGTAATTTCATTCCAGTGTTTGGATAAGCTCAGGAATCTAAGATTACCATGGAGTAACG
This region includes:
- the LOC131307475 gene encoding uncharacterized protein LOC131307475; this encodes MKRLIILLIITGLALLCLQANGRRLFSEETEKDGAYNQLLHDTQMRLDGVKKGGSVPKVDEKETSNNAYQENSSSDDQAGNSYGNFGDPAASSTDTHHVFTDENRPNPH